DNA from Zonotrichia leucophrys gambelii isolate GWCS_2022_RI chromosome 5, RI_Zleu_2.0, whole genome shotgun sequence:
ttcagtctgcTTGCAGTATGTCATAAACAGCTTTTGTACTAGACTTCATCACCATAGATGTTGGAAATGTTTCCTGGTGTCCAACTCACTTGCTGAAAATTAAGTGTTCTTTTTCTTAGCTTTCTCCCACTGGTAGTAATTGCAAGAGTGATTGATGGCCATTTTCTTTGAGAGAGCATTCATTGTCAAGTATTTCCATCCCTCCAGTAGTCTCTCTTTTTAGTATGTCTTTACTTCTTTGTCATCAGCCATGATGTCTAAGTCTCTCATAGCTTTCGTCGCACTTCTAAGCACCAAAGTGTTAAGCTGTTGGAACCTCAGTTGTAGGAGTGTCTTTTAGTGGCCAGCTCTGAAGAGCTGAACACGATCTTGCTCATAAAGAATATTTGAAATAGTCCTTGTGTGGCTTTGCTTAGGCAGTGGTGTGGTGCAGGGAGATCCATAAATGCTGCCTGTTCTCTGGTTCAGATTGTGTACAACCTCTTGTCGCTGCGGTTCAACAGCCGGATCCGCGTGAAGACGTACACCGATGAGCTGACACCCGTCGactcagcagtgcctgtgcacAAGGCAGCAAACTGGTATGAAAGAGAGGTGAGTGCTGGTGTGCTCAGGAACAGTCTTTGTGGAGAGAGGCTGTATTTTCCCAATTTAAGTGATTCCCCAACGCcctcaggaaaaaagagaagtgttTCCCTGGCTGCCTTTACAGAGTAGGAGATAAAATGGTGTTTGATTTACTTTTGAATGAATTCTTGCATCAGTTTTGCTGGCACTGTACAAAGCCAAGCACATAACTGAAATTTTATGGACATAACACATgcaggtttttgggtttttttcaaatacaattCAACTTGTATTGAACTTGTGTTCCTTTCATTTAGGTTTGGGACATGTATGGTGTTTTCTTTGCCAACCACCCTGATCTAAGACGAATCCTCACAGATTATGGGTTTGAGGGCCATCCATTCCGGAAGGACTTCCCACTCTCTGGTTATGTGGAGGTAGGAGATACAGTCATGTTTAAAGTTACCACGTCTCTCCAATGCTCTTTTCTGAGTTCCAGTACAAAGATGCGACTGCTTTACAATCACTTATCTGTATTCCAGAGGAGTTGCATAAATCTGCATGGAAATTTGAATTATCACACAGAATATCATCCTAAGGCTGGAGAAATGGAACAAATGTTATCTGCTGTATAGCAAAGATACTTGCCAGGCAGAGGAAGTGTTTCTGCTTTCAGCACATTTTCTGGAAGGTTAAAGTTTCCACTGCAAAACTGAGCTGTCTAGAAGGATAAAGGACTGAACCATTCTTGACTCAATTAGAACTTCACTTTGTTGTATGTTTGTAGGCCCAGATTATGAAGCTCTGATTAAAGTGACTCTTGCTGTTTACCATTTACCTCTCTATGTCAGCCACAGGTGAAATGGGAGCATTTGGTATCTGTCTAGTTTCAAATGACTGCCCTGTAGAAGAAGGTGTATTTGGTGCAGTGTTAAGACTGAGTTGAGTCTCAGAAGGAAACAGTGAAGTTCTGCAAAAAAAGAGGCTGTTTTAAGAAATGTAGAAATAACAAAATCCTGCAAACAAGGATAAGGCAGCATCTCCTCAGCTAGAGTTCAGAGGTCTGGACTGGCACAGTGAGGATAAAGCAAGCCAGTCAGAAGTGTCTGGTACTCAGCTGGTATTCCATCCTGgttgtcttctttttctccccttgtTCTGAGTGTTATGCAAAAAATTAGAACAATTAAAGCCACACAAATGCCATGTTATAAAGATTCATGAGTGTGGTCCTCAGCCATGCAGGCCCAGGATGGCCCATCGTATTTCAGTGACTCAGGAAGAATCCCTTTGTCAAATTTCATATTAAATGTGCTATCGCATGGAACTTCATGTGAACTGTTAGGGTGGGTGCTCCTAATTCTGGATCCGTAGTCAGACACCTGAGGGGTATGGCAGCAAAGCAAAGAGGAGGGTTTTCTTGGACACTCTGGAGCTCTCAGTAGCATCTAGAGAGCTCTTGTTAAGTAATGAGAactgaagctgtgtcagaggCCTGTGGTTTTCCCGTGGGTAAGCAGAGTTGTCTGCACAGAGGGTGGTCTGGGTCATTACTGGCTCGCTGTGCTCAGCAGAcatgctgcaggagcagggtgcaGATGACTGGCCTGTGTCCTTTGTGCTGTTGCAGGTGAGGTATGATGATGAAGTCAAACGGGTGGTGGCAGAGCCTGTGGAGCTAGCTCAGGAATTTCGCAAGTTCGATCTGAATAGCCCATGGGAGGCATTTCCTGCCTATCGTCCAGCTCCAGAACCCCTGAAAATAGAAGCAGGAGCCAAGAAGGAAGATGCCAAATagcagcagaaggaagcagATGTGCAGCACCATCCTTTCTGTTCCAATATagtatttataataataaaaactgaGAATATGAGAAACTTGCCTGTTGTGATCTCGTGAATGATGTTTTCAAACTAGATGAAAAGCACAAAGCCTGGAATGCAAATTTACAATCTTTATGATCCTACTGGTAGATGTTTAGCTGGTGCTCTGCATTGTAAAACAGGGGATTTGTCTTTTTGGTTTGCAAATTGAACAGAGTGCAGGCATTGCCTGTGGCCTAGTGTTTTCTGAACATTACAACTGccagcagtccctgcaggtAAGCAGGTAAAAATCAGAACTTGAGCACTCCCTAGAGGCTGCACTGAAACAGCTGTGGAGTTTGGGCAATAGGACAGCAGTTTCTTAGCTCCAGGATGAGTGTTGGGAAGATGGTAATAATATGGCCAAAAGGCAAAGCCTGTAAATGCTACTAATACAGTTCCTGTCAGGACAACACAAATGTATGTGGATCCAGACCAAAACAAGGTATGGAAATCTCAATTGTTTCCATGGGAATTAGGTCAGTGCCTTTTCTCCCaacagaaggagctgcagataACTTCTGAAGTGACACTCCCTCAGTCTGGCTTTTTCTTCACAATCAAGCAGTCTTTATTTTCTCCAGCATCTTAAgagtgtgttttctttttcctgcagcCAAAAATATACCCCTCCCTTGTTACATAGACAAGAGTTTTTTTGTCAGTATTCCAATTATTTTGAGCTCTATGATACAATTGCATTACCACTTTGCTCCTGtggaaaatctcttttttccaaaaaagctGGAAGAATGCTGTAGTTCCAGTCCACCCACCACCTGTTTGAATGGGATTACATTACAGCAGTCATCAATTAATAATGTCCCTTGTCCTTGGTCCAGAAAATGCATAATGCTGTTCTGCACCAGAAAGCTGACAGACTTCATTAAGATCTGAAAACTAGTTGTATAAGagattttatgaaataattccCAAACAGTTTGTAGAGATTCCCTGAACTGATACTAATGCTCTTAAATTGTAAAAGCACTAATTAAAATCAGAGTTTGGGGGAGGTGAGGGTATGGGATGGAGGAAGGGATACAAcaataataaattcaattagggaaaaaaccctactTGCTGTGACTAGAATGAGATCTCTTTTCAAGAataaagactgaactgtattCTAAGAATTGGGTTTCATATTTGTTTGACCAAGCCTTGTAAGCATGGgctggttaatttttttttttaatttatttataaagttTTGTTTTagctgctgtggccagcagtGTTTGGGATGTGTTTCAACAGGGTTcctgttatttattttaacactCTTAATAGCACTTGCCACTCACCTTAAAAGTTACAGCTCTACATGGGAAGGAGAAATTAACACATCAGcagaagtttggggttttatacAATTCTTACCTCTCTTTTGGGTCTGTCTTCAATTGAGCAGATTAACTAGGAAATGAACTTTAAATTCTTCCTACAAGATGTTCCACAGTTAGttgttttctttgcagtggCTCTCATAGCATGCTGATGCCTATTGTGCAAGACAAAAGTTCCTGGTACTACTTCTATCACCATGAAAATTCTTTATAAATCACATTTCCTCTCCGTGTTCTCCTTTATCTCAGGTTGCTTAAGACACCACACCAAGACTTATGGtctatatattataaaaatacatatttcccAGTATGATAAGTCAGACTGATGGTAGCAGGAACACTAGgaaatttgccttttaaaattaatgtttgtGCAGAGGGAGAACTTGATCGACATCAAGAAATGTCAGACATGATGCCTGTCACGTTAGAAAATATGCAAGGTTTGCTCAAGAATGTGTGTACTGGAAAAATAGCCAGCCCTGTGGGATCAGGCATTGGCTCCAGCAGGTCTTCAATATGTGGAACAGTTGCAAGTGGACCTGAATCTCTTCTCATTAGTGAAGCCTGGGAGATCAGGAAGGGCTGCATCACCCAGGCTCATTATCCCAGGGCACAAGAGGTTACACAGCCGCACCGAATACTTGTGCACTCCGCTTCCTCCACTGCTCCTGAGCTCCAGAGGCCATTTTGCTCATGGAGCCTGCTCACTCTGGGATTCTTGTGGCTGGTGGACACTTGCTTTGTGTTGGACAAGGCTGTGTTCAACTTGGCCAAGCACAAAGCTGTCTTCCAAatcctctgtccctgcctgttgCGTATTGCCAGCTTCAGCCGGGTTTGTTTGCCTGGGTTGGATTCCCTAATGCAGGAGGATGTGGGATGAGATGTAAGTCAGATGTAGCTGACTTACAGACATACCATACAGAAGAGAGATTTTTCTTGTACTGAAGGGACAGACAGACTTTAGATGACGACTCACAGTCACCACATTGAGTTTCTCCAGCTGAGTAGGTCTTGCTGGTGTTTTCCAGAACTCTGGCATTTCTCCCTACAGCCAAGCAAGCAGACTGCCCTCTCTGAGGATGTGGCTACTGACAGTGTCAGGGTGTCCACCTACCTCATGTGCTGTAGGTACAGTGGGATGGGgccctccctgtcccttttACACAGCTCATTACTCCTTCAAGCAGTAGATGCTGCTCGCAAACTGAAACCAAAGGACAAGAAAAGCATCATTGTAAGGACTGGCAGCACCATACCTGGAAAATATCAGTATTACAGAGGTTCTGTCTGGTTACAGTCAGTGCTTCACTCCCGCTTCTCTCAAGGTTTTCTTACTTTTTCCACTCCAGTAATTCAAACATCACCTTTTCTGTGAGCCACCTAAgtccttcttccttcccctctttttcttcaatcttcttccttctctgggCGTCTGCCAGACAGCCCCAGGCTAGGGAGCAATCTCCACAAGTTCTGGGTGAGATGATGGAAGCAAGTGATTTCTTCAATTCTATAAGCAGAATTTCCCTTTTGTGAATGTGCTATCTCCCTGAAGTCCTACTTCAAAGAAACTTCCCTCTTAAAGAGGCTCTTCTGGTGCCACACCTTGTGCCCCAATTAGCATCCATCCAGTTCCTGCAGTTTTTGACCCCCTCTTCTCTTGTTCTCATTTCCCATGCTCCTGCTTCAGGAGGTCATggtgaaaaagaagaaaccaaTCAAGTTGTCCCTGCATAAACCTGGCTTGTGACGTTTTGAAACTGCTCCAACAACAGAAGGTATGGCCAGGGGAGTGCAgagtggcagggctgtgctcagctgtgagTGCCTGGCAAGGACAAAATCCTTCAGGAGGAGCAAGTGCGCTGCCTAACATTGCAGTCGTACATGCAGGGACTTTGTGCAGCTGTCAGAAACTCAGCCTTGTCTCTGAGCAAGTATTGCTGCTGTACAAACAGCTAAGGAATACGTTTATCACTCTGAAATTGTCTTTCTTTGCAGGATAGTGAGGTAATTCTACAAAATCCCCCTGGCTCAAAGCAGCACCCACACTGATACTTGCCCCTTATCTGCCACTGTGTCAGTCACCTGAGGACAGCCCCCAagcctcctctctctcccttccaCCAATGTGGCTGTCCTCTTCCAGGCACTTCAGCTGCAAGCTGTTCCTAGGAAATTCTCCAGTTGACAAAATCGTGTGCAGCTCCCACAGATGTTGGCCAAAATCCTGTTGGGCAATCTTCCTCATGTCATATGCTGCAAGTAAAAGGGTGGCTGTTTCATGGCCCACAAAACACAGGGGTTTTTCCACAGTGGCTTCTATACAAAGTCATGTGTACCCTGTGGCCTAAAAGGGACTCTGGCACAAAGCAGAAAGCACATCAATCTCACTGCACAGATGGGCTCTAAGTGTCTGCCTCTTGGGTAGCTTGTGATGCACtttaataaaagaagaaaggaacaCACGTGAAGAGTAAGCAgtggaaaataatgaaaaatgaaagcagtgCAGTGTGACCTGCAGATACCTAAGCCTATGACAGAAAGCACAGGTCTTGCTTTGAATCCAAACTGAGGGGAAGAGTGGCTCTGGATATTGCGGGCCCCTCTGTGGCTCTTCCATTATGTGCAGGAGGTAGTAGCAAGCAGGACCTCATCCCAGCCCTTAGTGCACTATCTGGTGACAGTATGTCCTGACTGATGTCCGGTAGCTTGCTGAGCAAGAGATGCATTTCAGCTTCACCTTCTCTCTTTTCTAGGCAGACTTCTCCCTTTAACCTAAGAGAGAGGCTATTAGTCCTCATTTATACATGTTACTGCATATTTGTATAACCCTGGCTTTACATTCTGTGCCATAGAGAGTAGAAATAcagaacagaaacacagaacagtTTGACTGGGGACTTGGCACTAATAAATATGTAAAGGCGTGTAGAGAACAGATACCTGCTGTAAAGTGAATCAAATGAAGTTTTGTCCGTGTCATTTAGAACACCTAAGGCAGACTGTGCTCACTGTAACCCAGAAGTCCACTCACAGGAGAGGATGATGGGGTGCTAAAGCCTGAGCCACTTTGATACTTGGTGTTTGTTAGGTCACTGTACTGAGTTCTCCCTCTGGGGGTTTGATACAGAACTGAACCAGTGACTTTTCTTCTGCCTGTTTGTATGTTTTGGCTGCTACTGCCCTTCCATGAATCTGCAGTCTGCTAGCTTTATCTGTTTGTGACATTCCAGGactgttttcagatttttgaaCCCAGGAAAAAGGAGAACTGAAATGTGACAGAGTCACTGTGTAGAGATGGAAGGGACTAGGGGGTCCTCACTTCTTAAGAGGAAAACATATATAGTGGAATTTCATGCAATGAAAAGCTTCCTATAACCATTGCAGCAGAAAGTCAATCTTTGAAAAGGAAGCTTAAACAATTCTGCCAAAAACATCACAACAAAGTTTTCCAAGTTTCCAAAATATGACGGAAAATATCCTTCGGGGTCAACAAGTTGAACTGCaagcccttcccagggctgtgaccagaaacacagaaagatgGGTCCATTCCAAGAGAGGCTGCTGGGATCCGAAGCAGCACGGGAAGACGCCCCAGGCGAGCTGCTGTGGCTTGGGGCGTGGCACTGTCGCGGAGAGGGTGGCAGCTGCTCGGCAGCGCTGCCAtggcccaggcacagctcagctcctggctgctcctgtgcgTGTTCGCTGCATCCCAGAGGCTGACAGGTAGGGAGCACATCTGTTAGGGACACGGCTCCTTGGCTTGGCAAACCTTTGTGCAACGCCGTTTGTGTGATGCTTTGCTGCTCCTTCAAAAGTGGCCCGAGGCTTCAGGCAGCTGCGCTGGCACGGGATAGAGCTGGAGTCCAGCTGGGGGGGTTGGCTGGTGG
Protein-coding regions in this window:
- the NDUFS3 gene encoding NADH dehydrogenase [ubiquinone] iron-sulfur protein 3, mitochondrial — translated: MWAAAARGLARAALRAGAAPAAARARLAGSSAVDTRPTVRPKNEVEQKQLCAFGEYVAEILPKYIQQVQVTCFNELELLIHPDGIIPVLTFLRDHTNAQFKSLADLTAVDVPSRQYRFEIVYNLLSLRFNSRIRVKTYTDELTPVDSAVPVHKAANWYEREVWDMYGVFFANHPDLRRILTDYGFEGHPFRKDFPLSGYVEVRYDDEVKRVVAEPVELAQEFRKFDLNSPWEAFPAYRPAPEPLKIEAGAKKEDAK